Within the Butyrivibrio sp. AE3004 genome, the region GCATTCCTCATAACTTTTGCTGCTGTTGCAGTTGGAATGGCGCTTGAAGGAATTGGCGATAAAATCAGCGAAATACTGGCATCATAAGTGATATAATCGAATGGAAGTGTTATTTTTCGTAGCACGCTGACTTCATATACATGAGGTCTGGGGCATTAGCGCAGTTGGGAGCGCATCACACTGGCAGTGTGAGGGTCACGGGAGCAAGTCCCACTTTGCGCGCCACTCCGGAGATTCATTGTATGAAGAAATATCATAATCTCTTGAACCAGTTTATGTAATTCTTATACTCTGACTTCAGACAAATACAGTAGAAGTCCATCTGTGCATCTTTATCAGAAAATGGAACAGAAAATCTGTTGTGACGCATTCCAAGAACGCGATTGGTTAGGTCAGTCGAGAAGGCAGGAAGGGACGAAGTCTCTGCGACTTCCATAAGGGATTCTGTTCCCGATTGAAGAAGAAACTTCGACTTTGGCATATGTTTTCGGACGATGGCATCCCATACTCCGACTTCAGATACCATGAGAAAACTTTCACCATCCATTTGCTTGAACGTGATGGAGCTTTCATATGCAAGTTTATGCTCCGGTATTAGTGATGCACAAAGGTGTTCTGAGCCGCAGTGCTGGGAATGATAAAGCTCACCTTCAAGCTGATGGTTGAGTATTATCATCTGATATGTTTTGTTATTAATCCCTGTAATAAGGGTTTCTTCATCTGTCATCTCTGTTGATAATGCCATATTAGAAAATGTCGTTGATAGTCTTGGCATCAGCTCAAGAAGCGGACCAGGTGCACAGGATCCTACAGTTATGGTCTTGCTTCTTCTGTCAGAAAGACGTACCTGTTCTTCCATGGCCTCATGCATGTGAAGAATATCTTCTGCATATTCTGCAGCTACCTTACCTGTATCATTAAGATACAGTCTTTTTTTCTCCCTCTCAAAAAGCTTTACTCCAAACTCGTCCTCGAGCTTGCTCATGGATCTGGTAAGTGTAGGCTGCGTAAGATGAAGTGCTTCTGCTGCTTCGGATAATGTTCTGTGATTCTTAAAAGCTACAAGATGCTCCAAAAGATATGTCTCGATCATGATATACTCCCAATGATTAATATACGCAACAAGTATATTATAATACGAAAGTTCAATTTTACACAGCTGAATATACGGGGTATCATCAAAAACATAGAACATAAACATCGCATATAAAACAGGAGGCGGTTTAAATGAAGACACTTGTAGCGTATTTCTCATGGAGCGGAAATACAGAGAAGATTGCCAAACGGATTGTGGCGAAGACCGGAGCCGATATGTTCAGGATCGAGCGAAAGGTACCCTACAGTGAAGATTACAACACCTGTGCATATAGAGAGGCAAAGGAAGAGATAGAAAAGAAGATAAGACCGGAGATAAAGACACCTCTTCCGGATGTGGGAAAAATACGACAGCTTGATTCTGGCATTTTCCTATCTGGTGGTACACATCACCGCTTCCTGTATGGAGATTTTTGGAATCCTATCCGGACTGGAAAGGAAAAAGATTTATCTTTTTGCGAACTCTTATACAGATGATCATAAACTACATGACCACATCACTTAAGGATGCAAAAGCGTCAGCAAGAAATGCGGATGTTGTTGCAGGACTATTTAACAAGGAAATAGAAGGGCTGGATGAATGGCTCAAACAGAATAATTTCAGATAAGAAGGAGGATTTCTATTATGGAGTACATTACACTTAACACAGGAGCAAAGATGCCACTTGAGGGATTCGGAGTATTTCAGATTCCGGACTTAAAAGAATGCGAAGAGGTAGTTTATAACGCTATCAAGACTGGATACCGTCTTATCGATACTGCAGCCGCGTATGCAAATGAAGAAGCTGTTGGAAAAGCAGTTGCCCGTGCTATTTCTGATGGTCTGACCACAAGGGAAGAGCTTTTCATAACCACCAAAGTGTGGGTAAACGACATGAAGAGTGAGGAAGCTGCTTATGAAGCTGTAAAGACATCGCTTGGCAAGATGGAACTCGATTATGCAGACCTCATTCTCCTTCATCAGCCAATGGGTGATTACTTCGCAGCTTACCGCGGGATCACAAAGGCATACAAGGAAGGTCTGGCAAAGGCTATAGGTGTAGCAAATTTCTATCCTGCTATTCTTACAAACCTCTGCGAGACAGTAGAAGTAATTCCGGCTGTAAATCAGGTAGAGCTTCATCCCTTCTTTGCACAGGAAGCAGCAATTGAGAATATGAAGGCTTATGGCGTTGTTCCTCAGGCCTGGGGACCTCTTGCAGAAGGAAAACATGGGATTTTCACAGATCCTGTTCTTACAGAGATTGGAAAGAAGTATGATAAGAGTGCAGCTCAGGTTGCTTTGAAGTGGAATGCCCAGCGAGGTGTTTCCATCATCCCCAAGTCAGTGCATGTGGAGAGAATGGAACAGAACATCGATATCTGGGATTTTGAACTCACTGATGAAGAGATGGCTAAGGTGGCTGCAAAGGATCTGGGACACAGCGAGATCGTAAACCATGATAGTCCTGAGTTTGTGAAGTTCGTACTGAATCTGCATTGATTGGAGAGGGAGGTTTTTTATGAAGGTACTTATCATTAACGGAAGCCCCAGAGTGGGCGGAAACACAAGTATTGCTCTTGATGAAATGGTAAAGGTGTTTGAATCAGAAGGCATAGAGACGGAAGTTGTTTTTGTCGGAAACAAGGATATCAGGGGCTGCATTGCATGCCGCGCATGTGCCGAAAAAGGCAAGTGTGTATTTAAT harbors:
- a CDS encoding LysR family transcriptional regulator; protein product: MIETYLLEHLVAFKNHRTLSEAAEALHLTQPTLTRSMSKLEDEFGVKLFEREKKRLYLNDTGKVAAEYAEDILHMHEAMEEQVRLSDRRSKTITVGSCAPGPLLELMPRLSTTFSNMALSTEMTDEETLITGINNKTYQMIILNHQLEGELYHSQHCGSEHLCASLIPEHKLAYESSITFKQMDGESFLMVSEVGVWDAIVRKHMPKSKFLLQSGTESLMEVAETSSLPAFSTDLTNRVLGMRHNRFSVPFSDKDAQMDFYCICLKSEYKNYINWFKRL
- a CDS encoding flavodoxin; its protein translation is MKTLVAYFSWSGNTEKIAKRIVAKTGADMFRIERKVPYSEDYNTCAYREAKEEIEKKIRPEIKTPLPDVGKIRQLDSGIFLSGGTHHRFLYGDFWNPIRTGKEKDLSFCELLYR
- a CDS encoding aldo/keto reductase — translated: MEYITLNTGAKMPLEGFGVFQIPDLKECEEVVYNAIKTGYRLIDTAAAYANEEAVGKAVARAISDGLTTREELFITTKVWVNDMKSEEAAYEAVKTSLGKMELDYADLILLHQPMGDYFAAYRGITKAYKEGLAKAIGVANFYPAILTNLCETVEVIPAVNQVELHPFFAQEAAIENMKAYGVVPQAWGPLAEGKHGIFTDPVLTEIGKKYDKSAAQVALKWNAQRGVSIIPKSVHVERMEQNIDIWDFELTDEEMAKVAAKDLGHSEIVNHDSPEFVKFVLNLH